caCTATAAATATGATTTCAGAAACATTATATTGTTCTGTTCACTAtgttacattttcaatatttttatacaactaATTATATTACAGGAAAGAATGCAGTACTTAAAAATAGGCACACACAAAAAGATTTTCAGCAACATATCATGTTGAAATTGTCTTAATtgtaagcacaaaaaaaaaaaaaagtttcaaaaatttcattaaaagcatgCATTATACTGAAACctactaaagattaaaaaataagtcaaaacaTCATATTTTGATCACCACCAATTGATAAAAAGTCAGgaagaaatattagtagcaattaAGAGAatgttttctatttcattttaacaatgaaattctttattatacaatatgcattttaaaaactaaagaaatagaaaaaataaataaatggggaaaaaaatggctgaactgaaaagaaacttttttgcattttcagttcatgtaaaaataatttttgtgctgttATTTTTTCAGAAGGTATCACAAAGAAACTtcaacattttacttattttttttaaagtcactcAAAGGTACACATTCCCCCTTTACTAAGTATACAagtaacaaaatttgataaatctagGTTAAATTGACAAGACTGCAGAATGCCACCTAAAATAGAggcattctcttttattattagtagagattttatcccttaattttatttaaatatttgacacagtataaattccaaaataaatgctTTGGTTAAAAAAGCTAGTTGCATTAAGAACAAAATCTTAACAACCATTTGCtacattttattagataaaaaaaataaaataagaaaaataattctttttttaaatgtggatttttaacaacaaaatgaatttttaaaaaagggtgtaattaataaaagtaaattcagaaatatatttttaaataattttacatattaattttaaaatcatgtcatcttaatttaattcaaagaataacTTGCCAACAGGATAATTATAACACAATATTTtgaacacacatacacacaaatatgcataaaattaaaatacattgaaattttacTAAGGAAATTACCTTTTCTTCTGTTTCTTCATTTGTACCATGTTCAGCATCATATTCTTGTAAAACATTGTCCAAATTGAAACGTCTacgataatttacaaaaaaacttCTAACACTTCCTTCATTTTTGGTTCCAATAACTTCAGCAACAGCCTTGAAATCCCGTCCATACTTCCTTATAccttaaaataaatgttagataGTATAGAAACACAGGAAGAGAAAAAATCCTTATGATTTTAGTAGATACATGcttgcagaaaaagaaaaattaccttGCACAGCTAGAAGCAGTTCATCATTAAGCCACCGATTGTTTACTCTATTTCCACCCTAAAAAACATTTCGATAtcaatacaatttatatataaagattaattgattaaaatgttcattattaattccaagaatatattaataaataccaaatgaagaaataattcttatatatatcatacaaatttcattcatataatatatgtaataaaaatagacacatatatattctcaattttgtaagttatttcagtttaaataataaatatttttaaatagttctatacataataataatttaataattctgtagaaaaatataaattcaaatataactgGCACATATTAATGTGTAAACCAGCAGCATAAAACACTTGAGTGatataactttataaaactttaatatggAGAAGAATATCTCTCAAGGACCTGAGCACTTTAGTGATAAGTATTTCAGAGTAGATAGAAAAACAATAAGACTTTTGTAAGAAAGGTAGTTTTCAGACTATGATCCTGTCATCTAAATGGTTTAGGAATGAATATGTTgtttatcaaaaagttttttgGAAAGAGCCTCAGGATGCTCtcagaaaattggaaaaaataaaactgacattGGCCACAACTAAAAGCTGGCAATGATTAAGCTTTAATCACATtgcaaattcaattaataaattttgcactgataaaagaagttgattttttttcaactataaactacaattattttttaacctcTACTTTTGAAACAGCAGCAAGACAACATTTAAAATACAGTActctttgctattttttattatgatactgctttttaacttaaattgagattaaatattttaaattattttaagaaaaaacaattgttatcaaaaataggcaatattttaatagcaatgtACTAAACAATAACACTTAAATTGTTTACAGAATATGAAAAACATATTCAGTCTTGTCATCAAATAGTGTTTAATACATCCAATACTGTCATCATTCAATATGACCGTCAACAAAAGGGGCAAAAGAATCTTATTggctatatttttattacaatttttataaaagagatgaaaaaaatttaaaatattaaagcatgaTTTTACTCACTTCTGGTGGTCGGTATGCGTCAATACCTGCAGCCATTTTGTGTTTTAACTGACTaataatttgtttgttattttggACCTATAAAAATACatgtatcaattaaaatttttacaaagataaaaaaatagtacaataaatgaataaatttatgattttttaatttttttacctgtcttttaaacgaaataatttcaCAGTCCATACTACGCAGAATAGCATCTTCTTCACCATTTCCAGCTGTAACTATAGCTACTAAGTCATCATAATTTAAATGCATACCACGAGGTGGTTTTCTTTTACTTCTAGCAGGATTGTGACGAGCAGATCGCATAGATCCTGAGCTACGCAATATACCAGTCCtcctaaaaagaaattatatatatattgcctacaCTCTATTTCaaattaacacaatattcaatcttatatattacattatattttaagagaatatttcaaaatttctttgttaagatCAATTaccaataatttttcaatataattgtacaaaataaaaagccaatatattatcacaaatacatgaaaaaatgaaatttccttttcatcagaaaatacaatttgtttctactcattctttaataaaatggcatttatagtattttttttttctttaatgattgtttaaataaatttggcgTTTTcaccattttcataaattttatattagatgcCTCAAAACAATAACATGAAGTTTTTTTCTGAATCATTTCAAAACTTCACAAATTGAAAGACTTCTTAGTTGATAGTCAAAAAATTTGTGAATCATTGCATATTATGCTAATCTCCTCTCCTTTTTTTAGAGATtttgtataaatcattttttctaattatgacattatgaatggtttattaaCTTACCTAGTTTTATTCCAGATTTTACAGTACCTTTATAGAAGAATTTTCCCTGCAGATAACACAATCAAAACCTGCATGTTTCTTCCTCAGATAATgtttttgtgaattattaatgcatatgtttttataattattctacagtgacatataatatttcaactttttcagGTCTTGTAGTTTCTTAGAAggcactaaatttaattttttgaaaaataaatcagttttaataaaattttagttaacttttataaaagttctaatctgtatagaaaatatttcatgatcaATTTTAGATACATgctaaaaatttgcatattacatttttttttctgaaatacacCAATTTAGCTATGGTCTTACAAATCCTTAGCACACTGTATAAAAACCTGTTACACAAATGTAGACTAATATTTGCAAagtttatatttctcaattttgcTTGCTCCTTTCAATTATtgtgcaaacaaaagaaaaaagtatgataaatttaaatgtttttaagcatttttactataatgcaattatttattaggagaaaaattaatcttttaaacagTAATTTGCACCAAAAATAAGGTAATACTTCATGAATCAAAATGGTCTGTATTATGTAcaacattttataaatcaaagctttttttaaaaaacaaaattcaattttctacaCAAAGCATTCCAAAATCCTATCAACaaaataaacagttaaaaaaaaagaaagaaagaaagctttgtttatatataaattttaatttaatattttaaatcaagacagatttttaaaattgatctcGGAACTGTTTGAGAAGAACTGTAAAAACTTCTTTGATTAataacataacattaaaatacaattcttttttaactgGAAAAGTAGATACTGCaataaaagaaatgttgaaaatgcAGAAAGCAAGGGGCGGGGATGCTTTAAAAACAGTTTCTTGAGATACAAGGTTCcttcaaagttaaaaaatttatatatttttgatatattaaaacgttccttaaccctttaaagggccatttctttctagtcatattatgttaaaatatttttaggcttgaaattagaataagaaaaggattcatttagcttattagataaatttaatttggttagttaataattaagtatcaaatcaagacacatcattttgtataaaataaagacCTAAAACATCTAactttctgtctttctaaaaaaatttgtcagaacttatgccaacctacataaattcatacaaagactgataaatttggtgggtTTGGTGGTTggttaaagaacaaaattatatgTACAAATGAGAAACATGCTTTGTATCACTTAcacataagaaaatttaacatctgaatttcaaaagtttgaatttatcaatgaattcataaatagtttactcttaatgttttaaaatgttgtgCATGTTAACTCATATTTACTTtaaggggaaaagaaaaaaagataactcTATGTACTTATAGAAAAAGcactacatttatatattatatatatatatatatatatatatatataaactaaaaatcaCTAAACATCTGTACTACTTTATAGGCCTAATCAAAAATATGCCaattataatgaaacatttatatattaaaaaaatcttacttgaAATATTGTGTACAGGCATTACATAAAGCCCCTTTAGCTGTGCTGTATAACTGGGCAGAAACATTGCAATTTGAGCAATTGCCTTTTCCTTCTGTCTTCTGAAAttgataatttccatttttagaataattcaagcatttaaataataagatatgcAACTGTATTTACAGGAAAAATAAACGCAAAAGAATACATACATTATCTTTGTCTGGGTCCATGTCACTTTCATTATCTGAAGGGGCTTCTGATCCACtataaataaaaaggaactatatataatatataaaataacactttataaaaatgaaatgataaatatatagtttaaattatgatattctaaattctcaattttttttataaaataataagagttaTAATTTTTGCCAAATCATTAGAAATAAACATAGAAAACAATAGCATTAtataacaaaatgtaatattttattaattaccagTCTCTCTCAGAAAGTATCTAacataattaacaatttattatattaaaatttacacagaaatttcaagttttctgaatattttaatttgtttaattcataaaagtaatttctactttaaaaaatatttttataatttctttaattacatgggcatcaaataaaatttataaaaaatcaataaggCCATGAgcttataatacatttaaattacttctatattatatatatatgtaatgatattttaaactcttaatttaaaccaaattaatttccaaagctgtatcttaatttagccaatagtaaaatattctcttatttcctgatctaattccacttttggtttaattaattcttttgtaaaaataatgtgccatcagtactatgtatcgagtgaaagtgatacttccgttgcccttctcaaagtCACCACACGTATTAAACTGGCATGTgaccggaaatcccatgttatataagccTAGTGATTATTTGTTTTGCCCCTTTTTTCACTTCTTCTTTTGTGCTATGCTGTGGCGGATATGCCTTGTctgcgtctctgcttgtaaataattatactatcacgaaatggatattaaaattaatttaaaaatgtctcttcactgcttgtcaaacctgcattctgcttcaaacaaaataatgttacacacacacatatattatataagtaaccaaaaatattagCCTTTGATAGCTAAAATCTataattgaaacaatctaaaattaaaaatattttggaaacaaaactaaattatttcggaatctcaactaaaaaattatttctgattcaaactaaaaaaaagagcagaaaaagcatcattgtatttagagagcgcaaatgcaactgctactaaaacacagatgaatcaagACAATAGCCTATATATACacaaacaaacattttcttcTGACTACAAGAGAAgaggaaaagtaaaaatgaaatatttcagtaaaaattgaaaatcattttttttttttgcccttagCATGCAAGGGCAACTAAAAAATTTCCACAATCGGTAATCATTTATGCAGATAAGGGGAAGCAGAGGGCTATTCGCTAGAATTTCACATAAATATCAATGACACATTgacaatttttctcatttatttaataaaaatctaactaataaatcattaaattctaatttattcattaacACAATAAATACTAAGTGCCTTCAAAATAATAGATATCCAACAAATTTATTAACAAGCCTGGCATATTTAACAGATACTAAAGATCTGACAATAATAGAAAAGATCAAaacctaaaaaaagaaaaaaaaaaaaaaaaattcaaatttgagttCATAATACTTATgagtagaattttaataataacataaaataaaatttggaaaataacagGACTGTACTATGTACAAAGTTCCCAATTTTAACCATGCCCCTATAACTAACTTCTAAGTCATTTAGAGAAAAAGATAGGCATagatttctaaataaacaaaatgttttatttgagttTGGGTTAAGAAAGTAAAGCAATATTTCcagattttaattatgaaaatgcagaaaatcaaaaaaaaaaaaaaaacctactatattttatgttgtttctgTCAATTACAGATATACTGAAAAATTAAaggtctaaaataaatttttaaacaggcCAAAGTCCTATTTAGCTAAATAATCTTGAAATAGTAATGTAGcaaataaaaagttcttttctTTTGTGACGAAAACTAATCAAGTTAAAGATATTTGATCTGCATTATTTAAACACAATTAAAAGTCATAATTACTTCCTCAATAGAATATTGATTTTCAGATTAGCCTTGCAGTaacaatttaaatagtttaataatttgatttctttaaactgattttttttgtgtaaaatgaCTTTTgtcctatttttaattaaaatgtcagcGTGCCtagattattttactaaatatgtttaataaaaataggaaactgcataaaaatttagattccataattttttattaatttattgacttaaaaacatacaatacatatcatttaagatatttatcCCATTCGGAACTAAATAACTATCTACCATAAAGAGGTTAGGTATTGGGCCACAATCAGAATGAACATTCTGAACACTATAACGTTCAAactctaaaaaaataacaaacctTCCATCATCTTTCTGTGCAGATAACTTGCGAACCTGTCGATCCATAAGGCTTGTCCGTGATCTAGCTTTcttccataaataataatatttgatcaaACTTGAAAGTGGTTTATCTCTCAGCTgttcaaagaaaacaaattatcaatcaaaaaaatatatgtaggccaaatttttaagtaataacaatcaatacattttaaagttttcagatGAAcctaaataattctataaaactaCCATAAaacaagagtttttaaaaatattaaaaggaaaaattaaaatgctttttctaattaattaatatttcaaattttgatgttcATTTCCATACTAATTTTAAGgtctaaataaatatgataaaattctcAGAAGTGAGAATCAATCTAATTATATCAGATAATCTGATCAAAATCTCAATTCAAATCATATCAAATTGAAATCTGTCTCGATTCAATCATCCATTTGATAACAATATGGGTAATTTCGATTTGTgtgtatacaaaatattatacacttctgatataataataatttttattaaatggaaacaaatataaacattatttcaaaaatcttagaACTAATAACtctatttcttatgaaaattaaaaaaactattatgttaaaataatacaaaaatacttctcaaaataaaattaaaaaaaactttttttaaaacaggaataaaaattttatcaactgAATTCTAACATACCATTTGGCGAATTCTATTGAAACTCTTTCCATGGAACTGAAAGCCTTGTTCGAAAAGAACTTTGTCTTCTACACTCCATTCGTCTGGAAATGGAGTGAAGTTCTGGATGTCAGCTCTAGCCTTTTCCAAGTCATATTTGTGCCAAAACAACATTCCAAGAgactaggaaaaaaattaaaatcaatgctgTCTACTTAAACATGATATTTTgccacattttaaaatgaattatgaaccataataaattaaataaaagaaaattgttgtatTTCAATGCACATTTCCCTTTTCCTATTTATACATTGACGTCCTCCTCAATTAACTTGCATTATGCATGGATAATTTGAGATTATAGATTTCATATCTTAATTACATTCATTAAGATATTATTGAAACTACTATTCCTCTCTTAAATAACACATGCTAATTTGTCACAAATTTAGGTAAAGTATGTGcattgtttgaattaaataaatacttttgcgaaattattatgcatttttaatcttTGCTAACATGTGAAAGTGTGTGTATATCTGACCATGTTCTAAGGACCAACTACTGGATTTATAACTATCAAATTCAGCATATATATGAAGTAAGAATGTATACtttagaggaatttttttaaattaaaaatatagcaaaattttagcattttttttcccaacaataTTTTTGTACGAAAATCACTTTCACATCatcttgaaattcaattttttttttattgatatcaaactagatttttcttttgcattaatttaagattttaaaaacactttttaaatattttacaataattcaatccattttttaaaaatgaaagtaaaataaatttcactgttGACATCTccaaattgcatatttttctctctttctcctTTCATATAACATGTTGAAAGAAAgtattaacaaaaattagaatttgtttttaGCTAACATAATAAAATCAAGAtaagtatcatttaaaattcacttcaaagattagaagtaaaaataataataaaaaaaagtaaaaatactcaTATACccatttttataattcatctttatttcatgaaataaattttggagaTTAACTGAattcatagtttaattttaaaaaataaatctaattttttaaaatttttcttttgaattaaactttttacTAAAAGTACTTCTTGCATTATAATTACTagaatcaaaatcaaatatgtccactgatttattaaatattagcaaaaaaaccaagttttaaaaaaaaatcaaaataataaccccaccttcaaaaaaaaaaaaaaaaaaaaagagagagagagagagcaaagGAATGAATAGTTATACCTGCTCTACATTGTATCCATATTTTTCCTTTGCTTCATTAATATATTTGtccactaaaaaataaaaaaaaaaaattataaatgctacatttatttttaaaaaagaagaatattaaatcaaatccatataaaaaacaaatgtcaaataataataattaatgcaacaacattagaggtaaaaataaataaatttctaaaatgcacCATTTTACAGCAGGGAAATTTAATTACATGCAACTGTTAGattcaatatatacatattaattagaaattaatcatgAAAGAAAGAGTAAAAGTGATAACAATatcatattttcagaacttaactAAATGTTTAACTTaacacatcaaaaattaaaacagatatcaaaatagtaaacaaaaagataaaaagcaattcattttattgccaaaaagaaaaattaagaaattttataatcaattcttcaaaatttgaaaagtataaaatacaacTTACATGTTTCGTCATCAATTGTAGAACAAGGTGCCCAAACCAAAAGAGCATTTTCACTTTCACTAGATGGGCATGGtcctaaaatataataaataagaactaTTAGGTTTTGATTTtctaacatatattaaaaataagcataatatttgtgtattaattgtgTGCTAGaggttaactttaaaaaaaatcaactagaAAGTCACAATCCATTTATTATGCATgccagtgatatgcaattcaaacATAGTTTGCTAATGGGatgtaattaatacataaatatcctAAGCATCTCAATTACTTTTTGTcgtgcaaaatttatatttccactactaaaattatattcttttcacctatccaaatcaattttaataaacctatttaaaattaaactagtaATTGTGTTATTTGACATATCATAATGGAGACAATTCATGTTACAACATCAACAATGATATAACCTGGCTCTGACAAGTAAGTGAATAATTCAGCGATATTAAACAAGTCTTTTGGATAAGTAAGGAAATAGATATGAATTAAAGACTACCAAATAACAAATCACTAAAAGGAGCACAAcgtagattaaaaacaaaattggaataaattaatactttgcaCATGGAAGACTTTTGAtcacaattcataaaaaaaaacaaatattgaatgcAAGAAACTGTAGTCACATTTGCATGGTATAGAGCAGCAAGTTAGCTTTTTTTGACTTTGAAGAAATTTCTGTTTACAAGTGAAAAAACTGATTTAACCCACCACACAttcaaaaatgtagaaaatcATACCTACATGCAAAgtgttaaaatgcaaaataaaaactatttcttgcaatatatatataacataaatagcatttaaatacaTCAGCATATAATTAAAACGAtggatacaaatatataattttgatatagttCATGTACTAAAATTCAGCCATTTagcacattactttttttttctagttatcatatttcatatacaCAGGACAAACAGATTCCAAAACtctaacaaatttcattcatttgactTGCGACACTATCCAGTTTTATTCACAGACATAatcccaaaaataattttactcaaaGATCTAAAGCATGAAGTTTAGTCAAAAACTTAAGCAAATATaactcagaaagaaaaaaaaaaaaaaaaaaaaaaaaaaaaaaagctgaactttataatattataaattgttgtACTAAACATAAatactggggggggggggatgataacctacaaaataaaatgaaaaaaatttatataaaaaatatttgaagcatgtAATAatcctacaatatttttaatgaaagaaaattaaaggatttcaagaataataaaatttgattctgaaaaaaGCAAAATCCATATCTCTGTAAAAATTATATCGCGTCTGGTCGACAATGAATTTTTGACAACCATAATACTTTGTAtaacagaaattaataatatccgaagaaacataaatacttacaaattaaaaaaacaaaaaattaaggaTGTTTACCTTCAGATATCAGGTCAGGAATAACTGCCTGATACATAGGACCAATTTTCatagctgaaaataaataaatatttttaagtgacaaatcatttgtatttttaagtaataattaaatttgttcaaataaaatatactgttCAATATGCCTATATTAGCAGAAACACAATTTTTCCAAGTCTGAATATTGGTGTATTCCAATAATACTTATGTTCATTGCTAAGAGTAACTCGTAAGAATTGTCATTAATATCTGGCATGCTATTATTTTTTGTGTAGGGccactgacaaaaaaaaaaaaaaaaaaaaaaaaaaaagagctaaattttaaaaaatatatacagaaaaaaaaaaagaatgactaagaaattaacataatatgcagttaagaattaaaaaattaaaatataaagatttttcaaagaaatagacttaagtcatttaaaaaatcGTCAAGGATTGaactatttatagaaaatatagaactgaaacaattataattttatgaatttaattagtaatttatcaAAGTATAtaagttttgttattaatttaattttgtatccaGTGTTGAATTTTATCATCACCAATCATATTTATATTGGCACTTGAGTATTAATGCTATGCCagtaaattaataacaaaaataaattgccaAAGATGTCATGTTTAGTGCAATTAGCgcttaaccaaaaaaaaaaaaaaaaaactaaagatgcAATGTTAGTCTATAGATAACATTCTCAATGACAAGTGGTTAAGTCTAAAGTTCATCACAACCAGGTAGTTTATATGCcagtgtttttctttttcttttagtggCATTAATAAAGGGATCTCACTCTTATTGAAGGAGGGGGTTATTCATGAAgacttgttgaaaaaaaattcaaggatgaaaaaattataaattttaaatataaaaatgcccatgataaatttaaatcaaacatttttagcACTGACATTCGAATGCATAATTACTTCCTTGCATACTATGTTAACATATTTAAGTGAAGAGCACTAAGAACATCTGTTGAATTCAACATGCTTACAAAATCATAATGCAAGCATCCTTATTTCAAGTTTGCATGGTTACTTATACATTCGAATTTTACTCAAATCACTAGTTTTTCCATTTTCAAGCATTCTTTCACTCTCAAATCAAAAATTCTCAATCCAAAAATTGATTTTCCATTCTCTAGCAAAATAGATTTAGATTCCTCCTATTTTTCAAGGTtctaacaacaacaataaaatcaAGTACTCGAGGAAAGTAAATTAGAATTCAAGGATCTTCAGAGATTTTggaataagaattctttttaaaacacttttaaaaatatttttaaaaaatcaaacactGTTTTTCACAATGGCTCTCATACTGTTatattagaaaaagttttatatatcatACAGAAATTCTATTGTTGTTTATTATTGATATGAACAGATTGCATTAAAACGTAACATTTATGTCATTAGTaccatattttacatttattaagagaattattattgtaataaaaattattttgacaatcaCATTGATATCCAATTCCAGAACTTTcagcattcaaaaaataaaatgtttgaaaatcaaGATAAgatcaataaattttctaattttaataaaatcaataatcacacacacacaaaaaaacaataTTGTAGTTTTTGCTtaagtagataaaaattttacttttaaataattctcaatgctaacaaattatattcaattataccTATTttgattatgcaaaaaaattcttgcaaataaacatgaaaatactTTTGCAGTCTTATTTACAACTATTACAAGATGTGGCATATTTACTATTGCAACAGGTAAATTctcaatgtataaaaataattcacatacttttttaacaaataaaagaaatcctttttccataaccattttttttttaattttaaaaatactgaattttatttttgttccctTATTGGACTAACTGCACTGATAGTAGATAAACagctgttaaaatttattttgtctattttataGCTgtgttttcaaagaaatatgatTTCCTACACGTTTTTAAACGCTTTCATTCAAAGTCTTTCGTACCAAAGCCCTTAAAAATtcatcatcaaaaacaaaaatatcataggCATGATTAAGTTCCGAAATGATcagacaattattttaattagattagcTACATAAATTTTtccatgcaatattttaatactctcCTCATTTTATCCATAGTATATCCTTAAACCTCCCCTGG
The window above is part of the Argiope bruennichi chromosome 7, qqArgBrue1.1, whole genome shotgun sequence genome. Proteins encoded here:
- the LOC129975752 gene encoding REST corepressor 3-like produces the protein MVLSERGVQDIRSGRRSRAASPVGPYSDESSTTDESEYSMKIGPMYQAVIPDLISEGPCPSSESENALLVWAPCSTIDDETLDKYINEAKEKYGYNVEQSLGMLFWHKYDLEKARADIQNFTPFPDEWSVEDKVLFEQGFQFHGKSFNRIRQMLRDKPLSSLIKYYYLWKKARSRTSLMDRQVRKLSAQKDDGSGSEAPSDNESDMDPDKDNKTEGKGNCSNCNVSAQLYSTAKGALCNACTQYFKRTGILRSSGSMRSARHNPARSKRKPPRGMHLNYDDLVAIVTAGNGEEDAILRSMDCEIISFKRQVQNNKQIISQLKHKMAAGIDAYRPPEGGNRVNNRWLNDELLLAVQGIRKYGRDFKAVAEVIGTKNEGSVRSFFVNYRRRFNLDNVLQEYDAEHGTNEETEEKMETESVPSVGNNSHPNSPGNPPQAAPPLLHPPQSPSNSSNTNGQQRLCPPALQQASSAR